A genomic stretch from Luteolibacter flavescens includes:
- a CDS encoding C40 family peptidase, whose product MKRLLTLLALPVLALGFSSCASQVKAKQSVSYQFRDGQTAKVVNGIAYAPKRAPLAVKKAIAAGNRLQNKPYKWGGGHARHNDSGYDCSGTVSYVLREAGLLKGSMPSSGYYNYGKKGEGDWITVYVRSGHVFMTVAGLRLDTGWGSDRSGPRWHTRTRPGKGHVMRHPAGL is encoded by the coding sequence ATGAAACGACTTTTGACCCTGCTCGCCCTGCCGGTCCTGGCTCTCGGGTTCAGCTCATGCGCCAGCCAGGTGAAGGCGAAGCAGTCGGTCTCCTACCAATTCCGGGACGGCCAGACGGCCAAAGTCGTCAATGGCATCGCCTACGCTCCCAAGCGCGCGCCGCTGGCCGTGAAGAAGGCGATCGCCGCCGGTAACCGCCTGCAAAACAAGCCCTACAAGTGGGGCGGCGGCCATGCCCGCCACAATGACAGCGGCTACGACTGCTCCGGCACTGTCTCCTACGTCCTGCGCGAGGCGGGCCTGCTGAAGGGCTCCATGCCCAGCAGCGGCTACTACAACTATGGCAAGAAGGGCGAGGGCGACTGGATCACCGTCTATGTCCGCAGCGGCCACGTCTTCATGACCGTGGCAGGTCTCCGCCTCGACACCGGCTGGGGATCGGACCGCTCCGGCCCGCGCTGGCACACGCGCACCCGCCCCGGCAAGGGCCACGTGATGCGCCACCCCGCGGGGCTCTGA
- a CDS encoding RNA recognition motif domain-containing protein translates to MDIYVGNLPFSATEEEVAGLFAAFGPVEKVKIVMDRETGRPRGFCFVTLSDSSKVKEAADAVNGQELGGRPLRVNPAEPRESKPGGFGGGGGGGGRGGFGGDRRGGGGGGGGGYGGDRRGGGGGGKGGYGGGGGDRRGGGGKGGYGGGGKGGYGGGGGGYGGGDDW, encoded by the coding sequence ATGGACATCTACGTGGGCAATCTGCCCTTCAGCGCCACCGAGGAAGAAGTGGCAGGACTCTTCGCCGCCTTTGGTCCGGTGGAGAAAGTTAAAATCGTCATGGACCGCGAAACAGGTCGTCCACGTGGCTTCTGCTTCGTGACCCTGTCGGACTCCTCCAAGGTCAAGGAAGCGGCAGACGCCGTGAACGGCCAGGAGCTGGGCGGGCGCCCGCTTCGCGTGAACCCGGCCGAACCCCGCGAAAGCAAGCCAGGTGGCTTCGGCGGCGGCGGCGGTGGTGGTGGACGCGGCGGCTTCGGCGGTGATCGCCGTGGCGGCGGTGGTGGTGGCGGCGGCGGCTACGGCGGTGATCGTCGTGGCGGCGGCGGTGGTGGCAAGGGCGGCTACGGCGGCGGCGGTGGTGATCGCCGCGGCGGCGGTGGCAAGGGCGGCTACGGTGGTGGCGGCAAGGGCGGCTACGGCGGTGGTGGCGGCGGCTACGGCGGCGGCGACGACTGGTGA